The Paenibacillus sp. RC334 nucleotide sequence CTGATTGAGGAACTTCAGCCGGATGTCATACTAATGGATCTATATATGCCCCAAATGAGCGGCTTGGAAACGATGAAAGCTTTAAAAGAGCGACAAAATGAAACACCGGTTATTATCCTGACTACCTATAACGAGGATGATTTAATGATACAGGGACTGTCCTTGGGAGCGAAAGGATATTTATTAAAGGATACCAGTCGAGAGAATCTATTTCGGACTATTGAATCAGCATTAAGGGGAGAGACACTTCTTCAGCCGGAAATTACAGCAAGAGTTTTTGCTAAAACAAGTGAGAGAGAGGTCAAGAGCGAGCAGCATGAAGATACTTCTATCTTGACCGAGAAAGAAAGGATTATATTACAGTCCGTTGCACGGGGGCTTAGGAGCAAAGAAATTGCGTTCGACATGGGGATTTCGGAGCGGACCGTGAAAGCGCATTTAACAAACATTTACAATAAACTCGGTGTAGATTCCCGATCTGAAGCGGTAGCCGTGTCTCTGGAACGAGGCATTCTGCATCTTTAAAATTGGTAATAAAAACATATATTCATTTTGAATTTGCCCTATCGTACATGAGGTGCTTGCCCTTATGTACGATTTTTTTGTTTATAAACCGTTGTACTCTTAAAAGAGAATAAATGCAGTTTAATATTATGGATTGCTGAAACTGCTTAGAGGAAGTCGAGGAGGATGAAATTGTTGAATAGGACACGAATCAAAATGCTAGTCACGGGAATAACTTTCGCTATGGTGGTTTCCGGTTGCTCAAGTGCTTCGGAGGATACCGCTGTAAAATCCGGTCAACCGGTACACATTCAAAAAGTAGCGATGAAGCCTTTAACTAATGAATTTAATCTGGCGGGAACATTGCAGGCCAGCAATCAAACCGCAGTTTCCCTTGAAGCGAATGGACGTATTTTAAATACGACGGTTGAAGTGGGAGATCAGGTACAGAAAGGGGCAGTCCTCGCGAAATTGGACACAACCACTTATCAGCTGCAGCTTGCACAGGCCAAGGCAACTTTGGAAAAGGCCAAAGCCGGTGTCAGCCAAGCGGACGCTTCTGTTCAATCGGCACAGGCAAGCATTCATAATGCACAATCCCAGATTAATTCAGCCCAATCCAAATTGCAGGAATTGAACAATGGAGCCAAAAAACAGGAAATTGCACAGTCTCAAAATGCGGTTACTGCGGCAACCAATATGTACAACAAGAAAAAGGCAGATGCCGCCCGGACCCAAAGTCTATTCCAGGCAGGTGCAGTATCCTTAACAGAAAATGAAAATGCGCAGCTGGAAGTAACGAACGCACAAAAAAGTTTAAGTGATGCGCAAGAGAAATTGTCCCTTTTGCTTGCAGGGGCTTCCCAGGAACAGCGTACACAAGCTTCGGCTGGCGTCGATCAGGCCAGGGCAGGGCTGGAATCGGCTATGGCTACTCAGCAACAAGGTCTAGCCAGTAAAGCTCAGGCACAGGCTTCCTACGAGGATGCGGTAGCTGCTTATGAACAAACGGCTTTAGCTCTTAAGAAAGCTACTTTAACATCCCCCATATCTGGTGTTGTGATTGAGAAAAAGGTATCTGATGGTCAACTGGGCTCCAGCGGGAGTGAAGCGTTTATTGTCGGAAATATTAGTACTTTAAAAGTGCTCCTGCCTGTACCGGACAGTGAAATCTTATCGTGGAAGAAAGATCAAAAAGTAAATATATCTCTCTATAATGAAATTAGAACAGGGACCGTTACCCAGATCTATCCATCGACTAATTCCAAAACGGGAAGCATCAATGTGGAGGTCAGCATTCCTAATCCTGAGCTAAATTGGAAGCCTGGTCAAGTCATCAGCGCATCTAAAAGGATGAATCAATCTGAAGCATTGTTAGTGCCAGTAGAGGCTGTAATTAGCACCGGAGATGATCCTTATGTCTTTAAAGCTGTAAATGGCAAGGCCGTTAAAACAGCGATTAAAGTTGGAAAAGTGACTAATAATCAGTTCGAAGTTGTCTCTGGACTACAAGCAGGCGATCAAATTGTTACCCAAGGAGCAGGAACTTTATTTAATGGCGATTTACTTGGGAATGATGTACTTGGGAAATCGGAGGAATCGTCTAAATGATTAAATACATCGTTAAAAAGCAGAAAATTACACTTATTTTCTTTGGTATGTGTATTCTGCTAGGACTCTACAATTTTACATCGCTACCTAAACAGGAGCAGCCTGATGTTATTCCCTTGTCAGCCAGTGTTACAACCGTCTATCCGGGCGCCTCTCCTGAAAGAATCGAGCAAACCATTACTAAGGTAATGGAACAGAAAATTAAAGCAGTACAAGGTGTCAAAACGATTTCTTCCACTTCATCTAAAGGCCAATCCAGTATAATGATAGAAGCTTTTGAAGATGCGGACCCGACAAAGGTGTGGGCTGATCTTCGTACAAAGGTACAAGATGCACAGTCCGAGCTTCCAGATGATGCGATGCAGCCCATTATCAATGATAGCATGACAAGCTCTTTCATCGGTTCATATGCGATTACTTCTGATAAAGTTGAGAATTTATACTCGTTGAATGAATTGATGAACAAATGGAAAGATCAATTAAAAACGGTTTCGGGTGTTTCGCAAGTTAATATTCAAGGAATACCGGATCAAGAAGTACGAATCAGTTTAGACACACAAAAGATGCAACAATATAACATCTCCTGG carries:
- a CDS encoding efflux RND transporter periplasmic adaptor subunit is translated as MKLLNRTRIKMLVTGITFAMVVSGCSSASEDTAVKSGQPVHIQKVAMKPLTNEFNLAGTLQASNQTAVSLEANGRILNTTVEVGDQVQKGAVLAKLDTTTYQLQLAQAKATLEKAKAGVSQADASVQSAQASIHNAQSQINSAQSKLQELNNGAKKQEIAQSQNAVTAATNMYNKKKADAARTQSLFQAGAVSLTENENAQLEVTNAQKSLSDAQEKLSLLLAGASQEQRTQASAGVDQARAGLESAMATQQQGLASKAQAQASYEDAVAAYEQTALALKKATLTSPISGVVIEKKVSDGQLGSSGSEAFIVGNISTLKVLLPVPDSEILSWKKDQKVNISLYNEIRTGTVTQIYPSTNSKTGSINVEVSIPNPELNWKPGQVISASKRMNQSEALLVPVEAVISTGDDPYVFKAVNGKAVKTAIKVGKVTNNQFEVVSGLQAGDQIVTQGAGTLFNGDLLGNDVLGKSEESSK
- a CDS encoding response regulator transcription factor, which translates into the protein MKFKILIVDDHWVVREGLKLVLETNDSYEVVGEAEEGATALTLIEELQPDVILMDLYMPQMSGLETMKALKERQNETPVIILTTYNEDDLMIQGLSLGAKGYLLKDTSRENLFRTIESALRGETLLQPEITARVFAKTSEREVKSEQHEDTSILTEKERIILQSVARGLRSKEIAFDMGISERTVKAHLTNIYNKLGVDSRSEAVAVSLERGILHL